In Herpetosiphon gulosus, the DNA window ATCGCGATGGGATATTCATAGCTATCGGCGTAGTAGTAGCTGCGGTTAATTTCGCGCACAATTTGGCCATTGTTAAGCACTAAACCTTTTGTGCCTAGGCGCTGATAAATCACCACGACCTCACCTGAAGCCGATTGCATCACCGCATCAAAGCCAAATGGATAGACGGTTGATGAACGTTTAATCGTGCCATCAAGCTGATAGCGAGTGCCACCAGCGACCCAATCGATCAACATGTGATCATGCCAACACAACGAGCGCACATTCGGCGCGGTAATCCGATATTCACGAAAATTCATATAAACCTCAGCTATTTTGGGCAATTCAGACTAAAACAGCAGCTATGCCACGTTAATAAAATCATTGCAATAAGTCTATTGCATCGCATTAACTGCTATGGTATACTTCTGTAACGTTTCAGAAACACTGCCGTTGCTTGAGCGTTTCTCCTCAGAAAGGTCGTAGGGCAAAGTACGGCAAACACTGCGCCAACGACTTGGATGCGCTTACCTCGCGTGTTCGAAGCATACTCTCCTTGAACGTCCAATCCAGTCGCCTTGATTCTCCCGATCGGGGCTGCTGGGTTGGAGGTTGTCAGCGTTAGCAGCGTTGTGAAAGGAAGCCAATGTATAGCACCACCAAAAATACCAAAACCCGCGAACAAATTGCCACACTGGTGGCCCATGCCTTTGCGGGCACGCAGCTTGCACCCCACGAACAAGCGATTCAAGAACTCAAAGATGGGTGGTTTAATGCTGCCTACGCCATCAGTTTAGCCGATGGTCGCGAAATTGTGCTCAAAATCGCCCCGCTACCTGATGCCGACGTGCTGAGCTACGAGCACAATATTATGCAAACTGAAGTCGCGGCCATGCGCTTAGTCCAGCAAAATCCAGCGATTCCTGTGCCAACAATTTATTTTTTTGACGAAAGCTTGAGCATCTGCGATTCGCCCTACTTTTTTATGCAAAAAATTGCTGGTGATAATCTCGAACATGTGCGGGCAACGCTTGAGCCAGCAGTCCAGGCCGAGGTTGATCAGCACATCGGGGCGATTATCCACGAAATTAATCAATTCAAAGGCAGCTATTTTGGCTACCAAGGCAACCCCGAACTACGCGGCACTGCTTGGAAAGCCACATTTATCAGATTAATTGATGCCTTGTTGGCTGATGGTCAGCGTAAAAACGTTAAATTTGAATATAGCTATGCTGAAATTCGCGCGGCTGTATTGAAGCATGCCGCTGCGCTCGATGAAGTTACCACGCCCTATCTGGCGCATTGGGATGCCTGGAACGCCAACTTTTTTGTGCAAGATGCTAAGGTTGTGGGGATCATTGATTTTGAGCGGGCGCTGTGGGGTGATCCCTTGATGGAAGCCCAATTTCGGCCATTCTCGGGCGAAAGCCTGAGCAATTTTATGCAAGGTTATGGCAAAATAGATTTTACGCCTGCTGAAGAACAGCGCAATCAACTGTATTCATTATATTTAGCGCTGGTGATGGTAATCGAATGTTACTATCGCAATTATGATACTGATATTGTGCGCACGCTTGCCCGCCAACTGCTCACCACAACCATGGATTGGCTCAAAGCGCACTAGGGTGGATGGCAACAGCAAGCATTAAAAAACTAGGAACCGCTCCCATTATCCAAATAGACTGCGGGAGTATGGCATAAAAGGGTCGCGTTATGGCAGCATTGACGATTGAACAAATTGCAGAATTGGCGCATGTCTCGATTGCAACGGTTTCGCGGGTGCTGAACAATCAGCCGCATGTACGGGCCGAAGTACGCGAACGAGTGCTCGCTGTGATGCAGGAGCATCATTATACCCCACATGCAGCGGCACGAACCCTGGCGGGCCAACGCCCCAAAGTGATTGCGGTCTTTATTTCGCGTACCACCGCCACAATCTTTCGCAACCCGACCTTTTCGCACCTACTTCAGGGTATGACTGAAGCTTGTAATGCCAAGGGCTATGTCTTGATGGTCTCGCTGGATAGCGCCAATCGGGCCGATGATCCAGCGACCAAATTGCTGAATGGCCGCAGCGTCGATGGTCGAATCGTGATTCCCAATACGATCAATGATCCGTTGTTACCGCAACTGATCGCCGATCGTGTGCCGATGGTGCTGGTGGGCAAACATCCCTTGCTACATCATATCGTTAGCGTCGATATTGACCATTTTGCAGGTAGCTATCAAGCAGTGCATCATCTGCTGAAACTTGGGCATCAATCGGTTGGCATGATCGTTGGCTCGTTGCATGCACTAGCCACCCACGATCAGATTGAGGGCTATCAACAGGCCTATCGCGAGGCAGGCTTGCCAATTCACCCAGCATTAATTGCGACTGGGAATGAAACTGAACAAGGCGGCCAAGCGGCAATTGATCAATTATTAGCCTTGCAACCACGGCCAACCGCGCTGTTTGTCAGCAGCGCCGTGATGGCCACAGGCGTGTTGCAAACCTTGCATACCCAAGGGCTGCGCGTTCCCGATGAGATAACCGTGGTCTGTTTTGATGATGTGCCAACCGCCGCTAGCCTCAACCCCAGCATGACCTCGCTGCACCAACCAATGTACGATCTTGGCGCGACCGCCGCCAATGTGTTGATTGACATGATCGAAGGCAAAACTCCAAGCAGCGAAAATACCATCCTGCCAATTAGCATGATCGTGCGCCATGAAAACGAGGTTTGGGGTGGCTAATAGATAATCCAAATTAATTGCAGTT includes these proteins:
- a CDS encoding LacI family DNA-binding transcriptional regulator, which produces MAALTIEQIAELAHVSIATVSRVLNNQPHVRAEVRERVLAVMQEHHYTPHAAARTLAGQRPKVIAVFISRTTATIFRNPTFSHLLQGMTEACNAKGYVLMVSLDSANRADDPATKLLNGRSVDGRIVIPNTINDPLLPQLIADRVPMVLVGKHPLLHHIVSVDIDHFAGSYQAVHHLLKLGHQSVGMIVGSLHALATHDQIEGYQQAYREAGLPIHPALIATGNETEQGGQAAIDQLLALQPRPTALFVSSAVMATGVLQTLHTQGLRVPDEITVVCFDDVPTAASLNPSMTSLHQPMYDLGATAANVLIDMIEGKTPSSENTILPISMIVRHENEVWGG
- a CDS encoding aminoglycoside phosphotransferase family protein, with the translated sequence MYSTTKNTKTREQIATLVAHAFAGTQLAPHEQAIQELKDGWFNAAYAISLADGREIVLKIAPLPDADVLSYEHNIMQTEVAAMRLVQQNPAIPVPTIYFFDESLSICDSPYFFMQKIAGDNLEHVRATLEPAVQAEVDQHIGAIIHEINQFKGSYFGYQGNPELRGTAWKATFIRLIDALLADGQRKNVKFEYSYAEIRAAVLKHAAALDEVTTPYLAHWDAWNANFFVQDAKVVGIIDFERALWGDPLMEAQFRPFSGESLSNFMQGYGKIDFTPAEEQRNQLYSLYLALVMVIECYYRNYDTDIVRTLARQLLTTTMDWLKAH